In a genomic window of Cryptococcus depauperatus CBS 7841 chromosome 8, complete sequence:
- a CDS encoding cystathionine beta-lyase encodes MTTPSSPGESSLATSIYSSKSPTEAEQHKARVANWRFSTICAAVDGKDQYGASSTPIYQTATFRGINGQYDYTRSGNPTRDSLETHLARLYNATQAFALSTGMTCLDTILRLIKPGDLVLAGDDLYGGSNRILAYLSTHAGINVKHLDTTDVEKLVPYLEPGNGVKLVLLESPTNPLLKIADIRLIADTVHAASPDALVVVDNTMMSPYLQRPLEHGADIVYDSATKFLSGHHDLMAGVVAANRPDICRDIAFMINSVGSGLAPFDSFLLLRGIKTLSLRMDRQMATANLVAHYLHSFGFLVHYPGLKSHSKRDTHYRQSTGAGAVLSFVTGDKALSERIVGGTRLWGISVSFGAVNSLISMPCLMSHASISAAVRAERGLPENIIRLCVGIEDPRDLIDDLEHSLLQAGAIIPNFSYTPLSQDKAAELYARDPEAWILERAEGFKRPSTADGSIIDKLVNSIKEGLAVSKPPTVYKTIKDDVVVSAPGKVILFGEHAVVHGVTAIATSVDLRCFSVLSARHDNIVGLEAPNIGVELEWDISKLPWNLLPVHSNSDRHVADKELNPALLQVIENIVNLHFEVGKTGMAAAVAFLYLYMMIAGDESNALSFTLTASSNLPISAGLGSSAAYSTCVATSFLLAQQHLNIPSSSSRFSKEDTDLIDGWAYLAEKVLHGNPSGIDNAIAVRGGAVAFTRSMGGRKGGLDGLSNFSSIRLLLTNTLVPRDTKSLVAGVSAKRLAEPTVVNSILDAIQVISDEACSLLGGDKPLERKALLARLEALIVSNHQHLVQLGVSHPSLEMIVVSTAQDPFCLATKLTGAGGGGCALTLIPDDLPQSSLDQVIQVLENHGFQPHLTTLGGPGLGVLAQPTQMSEKDDDKVKTPEMSEGMPVPKRAGLRDAKKEDLHGWAEQLGTWVYI; translated from the exons ATGACTACTCCTTCCAGCCCAGGGGAAAGCTCTCTCGCCACTTCCATATACTCTTCCAAATCACCAACAGAAGCAGAACAGCACAAGGCCCGCGTAGCCAACTGGCGATTCTCCACTATCTGTGCCGCTGTGGACGGTAAAGATCAATATGGCGCAAGTTCGACACCTATTTATCAAACCGCCACTTTCAGAGGTATAAACGGTCAATACGACTACACCAGGTCTGGAAACCCCACAAGAGATTCTTTGG AAACTCATCTCGCCCGATTGTACAATGCAACCCAGGCATTTGCATTGTCGACCGGAATGACATGTCTAGATACCATCTTGAGACTTATCAAGCCAGGAGATCTCGTTTTGGCAGGTGACGACTTGTATGGGGGTTCTAATCGTATTCTGGCGTACCTTAGTACCCATGCAGGCATAAACGTCAAGCATCTAGACACGactgatgttgaaaagcTGGTCCCGTACTTGGAACCCGGTAACGG GGTTAAGTTGGTGCTCCTTGAATCACCCACCAACCctcttttgaagattgCCGATATCCGACTCATTGCCGACACTGTTCATGCTGCCTCTCCTGATGCCCTTGTTGTTGTGGACAACACCATGATGTCGCCCTACCTTCAACGGCCTCTTGAACACGGGGCTGATATTGTCTATGATTCGGCAACCAAGTTTCTTTCGGGACATCACGATCTAATGGCTGGTGTCGTTGCCGCCAACCGACCCGACATTTGCAGAGACATTGCTTTCATGATTAACTCTGTTGGCTCTGGCCTCGCACCctttgattctttcttgttgtTGCGAGGTATCAAGACCTTGTCCTTAAGGATGGACAGACAAATGGCTACCGCCAACCTGGTTGCACATTATCTTCATTCATTCGGTTTCCTGGTTCACTACCCTGGACTCAAGAGCCACTCAAAGAGAGATACCCATTACAGGCAATCAACTGGTGCAGGTGCCGTGTTGAGTTTTGTCACTGGTGACAAAGCATTGAGTGAGAGGATTGTTGGAGGAACAAGATTATGGGGTATTAGTGTATCGTTTGGAGCAGTGAACAGTTTGATTAGTATGCCCTGCTTGATGTC ACACGCTTCGATCTCCGCTGCGGTTCGTGCTGAGCGAGGACTTCCTGAGAACATCATTCGTCTTTGTGTTGGGATTGAAGACCCTCGAGACCTTATAGACGACCTTGagcattctcttcttcaggctGGTGCTATCATCCCAAACTTTTCCTATACCCCCTTGTCGCAAGACAAAGCGGCGGAACTCTATGCGAGAGATCCCGAAGCTTGGATATTGGAACGCGCCGAGGGATTCAAACGCCCATCTACTGCAGATGGCTCCATCATTGATAAACTCGTCAATAGCATTAAGGAAGGCTTGGCCGTTTCAAAACCGCCCACGGTCTACAAAACAATCAAAGACGACGTTGTTGTCTCTGCTCCTGGAAAAGTAATTCTCTTTGGTGAACATGCCGTGGTACATGGCGTGACTGCCATTGCTACAAGTGTTGACCTCCGGTGCTTCTCTGTCCTGTCTGCTCGCCACGATAACATTGTTGGATTGGAAGCTCCCAACATTGGTGTTGAGCTCGAATGGGATATCAGCAAACTTCCTTGgaatcttcttccagtGCATTCTAATAGCGACAGACATGTTGCAGACAAAGAGCTTAATCCAGCACTCTTGCAAGTAATTGAAAATATAGTCAACCTTCATTTTGAGGTGGGAAAAACTGGCATGGCAGCGGCTGTTGCCTTTTTGTACCTGTACATGATGATTGCAGGTGATGAAAGCAATGC ACTTTCTTTCACATTGACAGCTTCATCTAATCTTCCCATTTCTGCAGGTCTTGGTTCCTCTGCAGCATACTCTACGTGTGTGGCTACTTCCTTTCTACTTGCTCAACAACACCTTAACATCccctcttcgtcttctcGATTCTCGAAAGAAGACACCGACTTGATCGATGGATGGGCATACCTCGCAGAGAAGGTATTACATGGGAATCCCAGTGGCATTGATAATGCTATTGCTGTCCGTGGAGGTGCTGTGGCATTTACAAGATCCATGGGGgggagaaaaggtggtTTAGACGGGCTATCCAA CTTCTCTTCTATCCGTCTCTTACTCACTAACACCCTTGTTCCGAGGGATACCAAGTCCCTAGTAGCTGGTGTTTCGGCCAAGCGTCTGGCCGAACCAACTGTCGTCAATTCAATTCTGGATGCTATACAAGTAATTTCAGATGAGGCCTGTTCACTGCTTGGTGGCGATAAGCCTTTGGAGCGAAAGGCTCTATTAGCGCGTTTGGAAGCGCTGATAGTGTCAAACCACCAACATTTGGTGCAGCTTGGTGTCTCACACCCATCTTTAGAGATGATTGTTGTCTCTACGGCTCAGGATCCGTTCTGTTTGGCCACAAAGCTCACCGGTGCTGGAGGCGGAGGTTGTGCTTTGACTCTGATCCCTGACG ATCTTCCTCAATCGTCCTTGGACCAAGTCATCCAAGTCCTCGAAAACCATGGTTTCCAGCCTCATCTCACAACACTTGGCGGCCCTGGTCTGGGTGTTCTCGCTCAGCCTACACAAATGTCAGAAAAAGATGACGATAAAGTCAAAACGCCTGAGATGAGCGAGGGAATGCCGGTTCCGAAGAGAGCCGGACTAAGGGACGCTAAAAAGGAAGACTTACATGGATGGGCAGAACAGCTGGGTACCTGGGTTTACATATAA